The following coding sequences are from one Manis pentadactyla isolate mManPen7 chromosome 13, mManPen7.hap1, whole genome shotgun sequence window:
- the NEUROG1 gene encoding neurogenin-1, whose protein sequence is MPAPIETCLSDLDCAGSSGDPSSFLTDEEDCARLQPPASASGLSVPARRGAAGIPGASDVPRAQDDEQERRRRRGRARVRSEALLHSLRRSRRVKANDRERNRMHNLNAALDALRSVLPSFPDDTKLTKIETLRFAYNYIWALAETLRLADQGLPGGGARERLLQPQCAPCLPGPPSPASDAESWGSGAAASPCAAAASPLSDPSSPAASEDFAYGPGDPLFSFPGLPKDLLHTAPCYIPYH, encoded by the coding sequence ATGCCAGCCCCTATCGAGACCTGCCTCTCGGACCTCGACTGCGCCGGCAGCAGCGGCGACCCTTCCAGCTTCCTCACCGACGAGGAGGACTGTGCCAGGCTCCAACCGCCCGCTTCTGCCTCGGGGCTGTCCGTGCCGGCCCGCAGGGGCGCGGCCGGGATTCCCGGGGCGTCGGATGTCCCCCGGGCGCAGGACGACGAGCAGGAGCGCCGGCGGCGCAGGGGCCGCGCGCGGGTGCGCTCCGAGGCGCTGCTGCACTCGCTGCGCAGGAGCCGGCGTGTCAAGGCCAACGACCGCGAGCGCAACCGCATGCACAACCTGAACGCGGCTCTGGACGCGCTGCGCAGCGTGCTGCCCTCCTTCCCCGACGACACCAAACTCACCAAGATCGAGACGCTGCGGTTCGCCTACAACTACATCTGGGCTCTGGCCGAGACTCTGCGCCTGGCAGACCAGGGGCTGCCCGGGGGCGGTGCCCGGGAGCGCCTCCTGCAGCCGCAGTGCGCCCCCTGCCTGCCTGGGCCCCCAAGCCCCGCCAGCGACGCCGAATCCTGGGGCTCCGGAGCCGCCGCCTCCCCctgcgccgccgccgcctcgccACTCTCTGACCCCAGTAGCCCCGCTGCCTCCGAAGACTTCGCCTATGGCCCCGGCGACCCCCTTTTCTCCTTCCCCGGCCTGCCCAAAGACTTGCTCCACACAGCGCCCTGTTACATCCCTTACCACTAG
- the CXCL14 gene encoding C-X-C motif chemokine 14, producing the protein MRLLSAALLLLLLALCAARVDGSKCKCSRKGPKIRYSDVKKLEMKPKYPHCEEKMVIITTKSVSRYRGQEHCLHPKLQSTKRFIKWYNAWNEKRRVYEE; encoded by the exons ATGAGGCTCCTGTCCGCCGCgctgctcctgctgctcctcGCGCTGTGCGCCGCGCGCGTGGACG GGTCCAAATGCAAGTGCTCCCGGAAGGGGCCCAAGATCCGCTACAGCGACGTGAAGAAGCTGGAAATGAAGCCAAAGTACCCGCACTGCGAGGAGAAGATGGTTAT CATCACCACCAAGAGCGTGTCCAGGTACCGGGGGCAGGAGCACTGCCTGCACCCCAAGTTGCAGAGCACCAAGCGGTTCATCAAGTGGTACAACGCCTGGAACGAGAAGCGCAG GGTCTATGAAGAGTAG